A region of Desulfovibrio desulfuricans DSM 642 DNA encodes the following proteins:
- a CDS encoding isochorismate synthase produces MMFDVIRHSLLFAMDTASKKASAEGRSVLAVASIPVPHADLLSIFARYSRQDDVSLWLGLAGRSILGVGSALECLGQNSRRFSTVSVEWHAAIDGAVVVGGIAPFALGGFRFDPACKISPMWKNFKDGALSIPRLAVLHLEDGGCHVVAADYVPPHADLVGRFERMVSLWKNRDSIAGSAPLAQPVLLESEKEKLRWHTLVHAALRDISQGKARKIVAARMLRVKADVPFTVPAIVQRLKVDNPKAALFAFGRKGAYFIGATPEVLLAANAGVFRTMALAGSAPRSEDPVQDAAFGQGLLASEKERQEHDFVVQAVSQALRSRCRCIAMDASPSLHKLKSVQHLVTHFEGEIMHPCNILDIIEHLHPTPAVGGVPCNSALEFLRAHEGFDRGWYAGPVGWLDALGNGEFMVSLRSGIIDGRSATLFAGCGLVAGSDPEKEYRETQLKFSTMLDGVCPEWKKNKPMRV; encoded by the coding sequence ATGATGTTTGACGTTATCCGCCATTCCCTGCTTTTCGCAATGGACACCGCGAGCAAGAAAGCATCCGCAGAAGGACGGTCGGTGCTTGCAGTTGCAAGTATACCTGTGCCTCATGCGGATTTGCTTTCTATATTTGCCCGCTATTCTCGTCAGGATGATGTAAGCTTGTGGCTTGGGCTTGCGGGCAGATCCATACTCGGCGTGGGGAGCGCCCTGGAGTGTTTGGGACAGAACAGCCGTAGATTTTCCACGGTTTCTGTTGAATGGCATGCAGCCATTGATGGGGCTGTTGTGGTAGGCGGTATCGCGCCATTTGCGCTGGGTGGTTTTCGGTTTGACCCTGCCTGCAAGATTTCGCCAATGTGGAAAAATTTTAAGGATGGGGCACTGTCGATACCTCGTCTGGCAGTTTTGCATCTGGAAGACGGCGGTTGCCATGTGGTCGCTGCGGATTACGTTCCTCCCCATGCTGATCTGGTCGGCAGGTTTGAGCGCATGGTTTCTTTATGGAAAAACAGGGATTCAATCGCTGGGTCTGCCCCTTTAGCACAGCCAGTGTTACTTGAGTCAGAAAAAGAGAAACTCCGTTGGCATACTCTGGTGCATGCTGCCCTGCGCGATATTTCGCAGGGCAAGGCCAGAAAGATTGTTGCCGCGCGTATGCTGCGGGTCAAAGCCGACGTGCCATTTACTGTGCCTGCCATTGTGCAGCGTTTGAAGGTGGACAATCCCAAAGCTGCGCTTTTCGCTTTTGGGCGAAAGGGGGCTTATTTTATAGGCGCTACTCCGGAGGTTCTCCTTGCCGCAAATGCTGGAGTTTTTCGCACAATGGCCCTGGCAGGCAGCGCTCCGCGAAGTGAAGACCCCGTTCAGGATGCAGCATTTGGACAAGGGTTGTTGGCCTCTGAAAAGGAACGGCAGGAGCATGATTTTGTAGTGCAGGCCGTATCGCAGGCGCTCAGATCGCGCTGCAGATGCATTGCTATGGATGCCTCGCCCTCGCTGCACAAACTGAAAAGTGTGCAACATCTAGTAACCCATTTTGAGGGTGAGATTATGCATCCATGCAATATTCTTGATATTATTGAACATCTGCATCCCACTCCCGCTGTGGGTGGGGTACCTTGTAATAGTGCGCTGGAATTCTTGCGTGCCCATGAAGGTTTTGACCGAGGCTGGTACGCAGGGCCGGTAGGTTGGCTTGATGCTCTTGGCAACGGGGAGTTTATGGTCTCGCTACGGTCTGGCATCATCGACGGACGAAGCGCAACACTTTTTGCCGGTTGCGGTCTGGTGGCTGGTTCTGATCCTGAAAAAGAATATCGGGAAACGCAGCTAAAATTTTCCACCATGTTGGACGGGGTATGCCCAGAGTGGAAAAAAAATAAGCCAATGCGCGTTTAA
- a CDS encoding isochorismate lyase, whose protein sequence is MKNPGECSSLEDIRYEIDLLDKEMVNLLGRRLEYVLAAAAFKKGEEDIPAPDRVRSMLAQRRAWARDCGLAEDFVEKLFIRITDWYIATQIGHWRQTYMPGRAGE, encoded by the coding sequence ATGAAAAATCCGGGCGAATGCTCAAGCCTTGAAGATATCCGCTATGAAATAGATCTGCTGGATAAAGAAATGGTCAACCTGCTTGGTCGCCGCCTGGAGTATGTCCTAGCGGCTGCTGCTTTCAAAAAGGGTGAGGAGGACATCCCCGCGCCAGATCGGGTAAGAAGCATGCTGGCGCAAAGGCGGGCATGGGCCAGGGATTGCGGGCTTGCGGAAGACTTTGTTGAAAAGTTGTTTATTCGTATTACCGACTGGTACATTGCCACGCAGATCGGGCATTGGCGGCAAACCTACATGCCGGGCAGGGCGGGTGAATGA
- a CDS encoding class I SAM-dependent methyltransferase — protein MENKEMYADAGEFYDVMAGNLWQRRKGFLKALSGLADVEGAVLDIGSGTGHGLVAVGRVLPDVEMFAIEPSPTMRAVLVSRIMQTEGLQKRTTVIPSTFEDADLPEKVRAVLFLACIGLMDDAVRRNFWGRLAKHMSPGGLVLFDVMMIDKPQPVEKIHVAEVPMGRNVYHAWSEGVPLDEQREKWVSTYQIVRDGKVVLESHAEYTWQTVSLKDVAREAAPHGFEFEPVNDDTLIPSGILRKLPA, from the coding sequence ATGGAAAACAAGGAAATGTACGCTGACGCCGGGGAATTTTATGACGTGATGGCAGGCAATTTGTGGCAGCGGCGCAAGGGATTTCTGAAAGCGCTTTCTGGTCTTGCGGATGTGGAAGGGGCTGTTCTGGATATCGGCTCTGGCACCGGGCATGGCCTTGTTGCCGTGGGCCGCGTGCTGCCCGATGTGGAAATGTTTGCCATAGAGCCTTCCCCGACTATGCGCGCCGTGCTTGTATCGCGGATCATGCAGACAGAAGGCCTGCAAAAGCGAACTACCGTGATTCCATCAACCTTTGAAGACGCTGATCTGCCCGAAAAAGTCCGTGCTGTGCTGTTTCTTGCCTGCATCGGTCTTATGGACGATGCGGTCCGGCGTAATTTCTGGGGCAGGCTTGCTAAACATATGTCGCCCGGCGGTTTGGTGCTTTTTGACGTGATGATGATTGATAAACCTCAGCCTGTTGAAAAGATTCATGTGGCGGAAGTGCCCATGGGACGCAATGTTTACCATGCCTGGTCTGAAGGTGTCCCGCTGGATGAGCAGCGTGAAAAATGGGTGTCCACATATCAGATTGTCCGTGACGGCAAAGTAGTTCTGGAAAGCCATGCTGAGTATACATGGCAGACTGTAAGCCTCAAGGATGTTGCGCGGGAGGCGGCCCCCCATGGCTTTGAATTTGAACCCGTAAATGATGATACACTTATTCCTTCGGGTATACTGCGCAAACTGCCAGCGTAA
- a CDS encoding ABC transporter ATP-binding protein, translated as MIREYLGFDLTEHRDDKMMQGIFFGALGACAEALPWFLAAFALPYVLEGGNTLAAVVAVAVLGIVGFLLGLMAKVKALCANFDATYALVSHARIGLANHLAKLPLGRVLLQRDGAWAELITAQFSMYQDIVTLVWGCVVAGTALPVLLWLMLLWLNWASAAVLLLALPCAMLSVPLAYRLLDRAAAKVAQARQDASVNVLEVITGARDLRFFDPLGQRAETALQSLRDYRDQSMKTEVAPAPALLLFSLVIFIGAAVAIGVASLQFAAQGGSPASFFVVILLTLRLAMAINEFGPYLAEMRFVGTIIQRIRDVMDEPIMPQTHQGQQPQDGGIDVSHVTFSYGGADVIHNASLQVGNGKMAALVGPSGSGKSTLAALTARLWDVKGGAIRIGNVDLRDMDERTLQETVSMVLQDVVLFPMTVADNIRLGRPDASMDKVIEVAKAACIHERVLQLPQGYETLLESGDVALSGGERQRLAIARAILKDAPVLILDEATASLDLENETAVQQALANLCREKTTLVIAHRLWTIQDADCIFVMDKGAIVERGTHVELMNAAGLYAKMWEVQNEGG; from the coding sequence ATGATTCGGGAATATCTGGGTTTTGATCTGACAGAACATCGAGATGATAAAATGATGCAGGGCATTTTTTTTGGCGCTCTGGGGGCCTGCGCCGAAGCCTTGCCCTGGTTTTTGGCAGCGTTTGCCTTGCCATACGTGCTGGAAGGGGGAAACACGCTTGCTGCTGTGGTAGCCGTTGCGGTACTGGGGATTGTGGGTTTTCTGCTGGGACTCATGGCAAAGGTTAAGGCTTTGTGCGCCAATTTTGACGCAACATACGCGTTGGTTTCGCATGCCAGAATCGGCTTGGCCAACCATCTTGCAAAATTGCCATTGGGCCGGGTGCTGTTGCAAAGGGACGGGGCCTGGGCCGAACTGATAACCGCGCAGTTCAGCATGTATCAAGACATAGTAACCCTGGTTTGGGGCTGCGTGGTGGCCGGAACAGCCTTGCCCGTACTGTTGTGGTTGATGCTGCTCTGGCTCAACTGGGCCAGTGCGGCGGTGCTGTTGCTGGCGCTGCCTTGCGCCATGCTGAGTGTGCCCTTGGCGTATCGATTGCTGGACAGGGCCGCAGCCAAGGTAGCCCAAGCGCGGCAAGATGCCTCCGTAAACGTGCTTGAGGTCATAACAGGAGCCAGGGATCTGCGCTTTTTCGACCCTCTGGGGCAACGTGCCGAAACTGCACTGCAATCCCTGCGCGATTACCGCGATCAATCCATGAAAACAGAAGTGGCGCCTGCCCCTGCATTACTGCTGTTTAGCCTGGTCATCTTTATCGGGGCCGCAGTGGCCATTGGTGTGGCAAGTCTGCAATTTGCCGCGCAAGGGGGCAGCCCGGCATCGTTTTTTGTGGTGATTTTGCTGACGCTGCGCCTGGCCATGGCAATCAATGAATTTGGTCCATACCTGGCGGAAATGCGTTTTGTTGGCACAATCATTCAGCGTATCCGTGATGTTATGGATGAACCGATCATGCCGCAAACCCATCAGGGGCAACAGCCGCAGGATGGCGGCATTGACGTGTCGCATGTGACATTCAGCTATGGCGGTGCGGATGTCATTCATAATGCTTCACTTCAGGTAGGCAATGGGAAAATGGCCGCCCTGGTGGGGCCATCTGGGTCTGGAAAAAGTACCCTAGCAGCGCTGACGGCCCGTTTGTGGGACGTCAAAGGTGGGGCAATTCGCATCGGCAATGTGGATTTGCGGGATATGGACGAACGCACCCTACAGGAAACAGTGAGCATGGTGTTGCAGGATGTGGTTCTGTTCCCCATGACTGTTGCGGATAATATCCGTCTTGGGCGTCCTGACGCTTCAATGGACAAGGTGATTGAGGTCGCCAAGGCGGCCTGCATCCACGAGCGTGTGCTGCAACTGCCTCAAGGGTATGAGACCCTACTTGAAAGCGGAGATGTAGCGCTTTCAGGCGGGGAACGTCAGCGGTTGGCCATTGCCAGGGCCATTCTGAAAGATGCGCCTGTTCTTATTCTGGATGAAGCAACGGCAAGTCTTGATCTGGAAAATGAAACAGCGGTGCAGCAAGCCCTCGCCAATCTTTGCCGGGAGAAAACCACACTTGTGATTGCACACCGCCTTTGGACTATTCAGGATGCAGACTGCATTTTTGTGATGGACAAAGGTGCCATAGTTGAGCGCGGAACCCATGTTGAACTGATGAACGCAGCGGGATTGTACGCAAAAATGTGGGAAGTGCAGAATGAAGGAGGGTAA
- a CDS encoding ABC transporter ATP-binding protein: MEQVKETGKSPLYVYWQAAQPDRGKLLLTLLLACLAAALEIVPFVLIWVIAREAFENTAGTDRALWLTGGILGAILLRFAIQGAVTILGHLAGFRSECRLRCRLIDHMKTVMPAAIEGKSAQLSRAAMDEVGRLNSILAHTIPDAIAGVFMFLICAVLLLWADWRLAMVSCSMLALGAWAQVRIAKASPEMFVRWVQADGRASSALLFYVRGLATLRAFNRQASSLNEVTDSIFAIGKLAGEVTRACAVPYSLFGLAMTSPLLVILPCALLLHEYGSLGTADLVFATAISGIMLLPLTKVVMSLTALRLLQAAAAHIRDMMALPAFAEPTAYKPVTGAEVVFENVSYSVASGSGEKVSILRNISFTLPQGRITAVTGPSGSGKTTLARLLARLDDVSQGRILIGGQDIRDIPILQFQKLVSIVFQDAFLFHGTIRENVLLAKPDATEIELADAIDAAGCADMLKYMPLGLDTPVGDKGLGLSGGEQQRIAIARAFLKNAPILILDEATAHLDPLAAKDITRSLKRLMTDKTVFAISHRLNEIENAHATLVVVNGSLEKQGTHGDLLTSSAVYQNLWQLQTRSSAWRLGMERVRGEVA, encoded by the coding sequence ATGGAACAGGTTAAGGAAACAGGGAAAAGCCCACTCTATGTATACTGGCAGGCTGCGCAGCCAGACAGGGGCAAGCTGCTGCTTACCCTGCTGCTTGCCTGCCTGGCTGCGGCGCTTGAAATTGTGCCCTTTGTCCTCATTTGGGTCATTGCCAGGGAGGCATTTGAGAACACGGCCGGAACAGACAGGGCGCTCTGGCTGACCGGGGGAATCCTGGGCGCAATACTGCTGCGTTTTGCCATACAGGGGGCCGTAACCATTCTTGGGCATCTGGCCGGATTCCGTTCAGAATGCCGGCTGCGTTGCCGCCTGATAGACCACATGAAAACTGTCATGCCCGCTGCCATTGAAGGAAAAAGCGCTCAGCTGAGCCGTGCCGCCATGGATGAAGTGGGTCGCCTCAACAGTATTTTGGCCCACACCATTCCAGATGCCATTGCTGGCGTGTTTATGTTCCTGATATGCGCCGTGCTGCTGCTCTGGGCAGACTGGCGGCTTGCCATGGTTTCGTGCAGCATGCTGGCCTTGGGCGCATGGGCGCAGGTGCGCATCGCCAAGGCTTCTCCAGAGATGTTCGTGCGCTGGGTGCAGGCAGACGGGCGGGCATCGTCGGCGCTTCTATTTTATGTCAGGGGGCTTGCCACATTGCGGGCCTTTAACCGGCAGGCAAGCTCTCTCAACGAAGTGACTGACAGCATCTTTGCCATTGGCAAGCTGGCGGGCGAGGTAACCCGAGCCTGCGCCGTGCCGTATTCGTTGTTTGGCCTTGCCATGACGTCACCCTTGCTCGTTATTCTGCCATGCGCGCTGCTACTCCACGAATACGGCTCGCTTGGCACGGCTGACCTTGTTTTTGCAACGGCCATCAGCGGAATTATGCTACTTCCGCTTACCAAGGTGGTCATGAGCCTTACCGCACTTCGCCTTTTGCAGGCCGCAGCCGCCCACATACGGGATATGATGGCGCTGCCGGCCTTTGCCGAACCCACCGCGTATAAACCTGTGACTGGTGCAGAAGTTGTTTTTGAAAATGTATCCTACAGCGTTGCGTCTGGTTCTGGAGAGAAGGTTTCCATACTCCGGAACATCAGCTTCACCCTGCCGCAAGGCCGCATTACAGCCGTTACAGGTCCATCCGGATCAGGAAAAACAACACTGGCCAGACTTCTGGCGCGTCTTGATGATGTTTCACAGGGCCGTATTCTCATTGGGGGGCAGGATATTCGCGATATCCCAATCCTCCAGTTTCAGAAACTTGTGAGCATTGTTTTTCAGGATGCCTTTTTGTTTCACGGCACGATCCGAGAGAATGTGTTGCTTGCCAAGCCTGACGCCACAGAAATCGAACTTGCAGATGCCATTGATGCTGCTGGTTGCGCTGACATGCTGAAATATATGCCCCTGGGGCTGGACACGCCAGTGGGGGATAAAGGGCTGGGGCTTTCAGGCGGTGAACAGCAGCGCATCGCCATTGCCCGGGCATTTCTGAAAAATGCGCCCATCCTGATTTTGGATGAAGCGACCGCCCATCTTGATCCCCTTGCCGCAAAGGATATTACGCGCAGTCTGAAGCGCCTGATGACTGACAAAACCGTTTTTGCCATCTCCCACCGTCTTAACGAGATAGAGAACGCCCATGCCACACTTGTTGTTGTGAACGGCTCCCTTGAAAAACAGGGAACGCATGGAGATTTGCTGACCTCTTCAGCGGTATATCAGAATCTTTGGCAGTTACAGACGCGTTCAAGCGCATGGAGGCTCGGCATGGAACGAGTCAGGGGAGAGGTGGCATGA